The following proteins are co-located in the Apium graveolens cultivar Ventura chromosome 5, ASM990537v1, whole genome shotgun sequence genome:
- the LOC141724853 gene encoding purple acid phosphatase 8-like, with the protein MVLNHHLPHILRLVMAVLGLMCLAISSNNNNLVKGELQTLTHYPVAQVQDSAGGLLSFLVVGDWGRKGTHNQSQVAFQMGRIGEKLDIDFVISTGDNFYDKGLIDEHDPAFEESFTNIYTATSLQKPWYTVLGNHDYRGNALAQLSPLLKQKDSKWVCLKSFILDADVAELFFIDTTPFQDKYFTDPEDQVYDWRGIFPRRKYLSNLLKDLDMALRESTAKWKIVVGHHPIKSNGHHGDTQELVAQLLPILQANNVDFYINGHDHCLEHISSQDSPLQFFTSGGGSKAWSGDMSSITSEATKFYYDGQGFMSMQITQDDVQVIFFDVFGKALHKWSTSKWLYSTL; encoded by the exons ATGGTTCTAAATCACCATCTTCCACATATTCTCAGATTAGTAATGGCCGTATTAGGACTCATGTGTTTGGCCATTTCCAGTAATAATAACAATCTTGTCAAAGGTGAGCTACAAACATTGACTCATTATCCTGTAGCGCAAGTGCAGGATTCTGCTGGTGGTTTACTCAGTTTTCTGGTGGTCGGGGACTGGGGAAGAAAAGGAACTCACAACCAATCTCAAGTAGCTTTTCAG ATGGGAAGAATCGGAGAAAAATTGGATATAGATTTTGTCATTTCAACTGGCGATAACTTTTATGATAAAGGATTGATAGATGAACATGACCCTGCTTTTGAAGAGTCATTTACCAATATTTATACAGCCACCAGCTTGCAAAAGCCCTGGTACACTG TTTTAGGAAATCATGATTACAGAGGAAATGCTTTGGCACAATTGAGTCCTTTACTCAAACAAAAAGATAGTAAATGGGTTTGCTTAAAATCATTTATTCTGGATGCAG ATGTTGCAGAGCTATTCTTCATCGATACAACTCCTTTTCAAGATAAATATTTTACGGACCCTGAGGATCAAGTCTATGACTGGAGGGGAATTTTTCCCAGGAGAAAATATTTATCCAATCTCTTAAAG GATTTGGATATGGCACTAAGAGAATCAACAGCAAAATGGAAGATAGTGGTAGGTCATCATCCAATTAAAAGTAATGGACATCATGGCGATACTCAAGAGCTTGTTGCGCAACTTCTTCCAATCCTCCAG GCTAATAATGTTGATTTTTACATAAATGGACACGACCATTGCTTGGAACACATCAGTTCTCAAGACAG TCCATTGCAATTTTTTACAAGCGGGGGTGGTTCAAAGGCATGGAGTGGTGACATGAGTTCGATAACTTCAGAGGCAACAAAGTTTTACTATGATGGACAAGGTTTCATGTCTATGCAAATCACTCAAGATGATGTTCAAGTAATCTTCTTTGATGTTTTTGGCAAAGCTCTACACAAATGGAGCACATCAAAGTGGTTATATTCCACCTTATAG
- the LOC141724854 gene encoding putative transmembrane ascorbate ferrireductase 3: MDVITVDRRTYQRSASGITVLAHLLGLTALVLLLIWLLHYREGLHLDSENPSRVFNVHPFLMYFGFIFFAAEAMMAYKTVAATHKVQKFVHMFFNLVSLVLGIVGIHAAFKYHDKLNLKDMTSLHSWIGMAALCLFILQWLFGFSVFLFPQASTAYTRAQTLPWHINGGRALLYMAICAAETGLMQKSTFLQLKDGRESHLVNILGVLILLFGITVDISVALARHI; the protein is encoded by the exons ATGGATGTAATTACTGTCGACCGTAGGACTTACCAGAGGTCCGCCTCAGGAATAACTGTGTTAGCACACTTGTTGGGGTTGACAGCCCTAGTCCTCTTGCTTATTTGGTTGTTGCATTACCGTGAAGGTCTTCACTTGGATTCAGAAAATCCAAGTCGTGTATTCAAT GTTCATCCATTTCTCATGTACTTTGGGTTCATTTTCTTTGCTGCTGAAG CGATGATGGCGTACAAGACTGTAGCAGCTACACATAAAGTACAGAAATTCGTCCACATGTTCTTTAACCTGGTCTCACTAGTCCTGGGAATTGTGGGGATTCATGCTGCATTTAAGTATCATGATAAGCTTAACTTAAAGGACATGACTAGCTTGCATTCATGGATTGGCATGGCGGCTCTGTGCTTATTTATTTTGCAG TGGTTATTTGGATTCAGTGTATTTCTGTTTCCACAAGCATCAACAGCATACACAAGAGCGCAAACACTTCCATGGCACATAAATGGAGGTAGAGCACTCTTATACATGGCGATATGCGCAGCTGAAACAGGGTTGATGCAGAAATCCACCTTCTTGCAGCTAAAAGATGGCAGAGAATCTCACTTGGTGAACATCCTTGGAGTACTAATTCTTCTCTTTGGCATCACAGTTGATATATCTGTCGCTCTGGCACGCCATATCTGA
- the LOC141661625 gene encoding putative transmembrane ascorbate ferrireductase 3, translated as MHPSGTAMAAKTGSRFCLSATKLHSFLMAVGFVLVAGEAIMTYKTVPAQRETQEIFHLILHCVALVAGSIGIYAVLKFHYELSILDMNTLHSWIGMSTFCLFGLQFLLCLFSFMFPSANSGVRSRMETWHMFIGIVIFLMAITSAETGLVERFTALGLSNDQPNLIMNFTGLLILLPGVGVALRTRSRMVQVLIGIVISLLAMTSAETVKFTPLTLQRRQEAVIINFIGISILLFGVGVCVVVILRRPS; from the exons ATGCACCCTTCTGGTACTGCAATGGCCGCTAAAACTGGTTCAAGATTCTGTTTGTCCGCAACCAAG CTGCATTCATTTCTAATGGCTGTGGGGTTCGTTTTGGTAGCAGGAGAAG CAATTATGACTTACAAGACGGTTCCTGCACAAAGAGAAACACAGGAAATCTTTCACTTGATCTTGCATTGTGTTGCACTGGTAGCCGGATCCATTGGAATTTATGCAGTTCTCAAATTTCATTATGAGCTTTCGATTCTTGATATGAATACTTTACATTCCTGGATTGGCATGTCTACGTTTTGCTTATTCGGCTTGCAG TTTCTGTTATGCCTCTTCTCGTTCATGTTCCCGAGTGCAAATTCAGGAGTAAGGTCAAGAATGGAAACGTGGCACATGTTCATCGGCATAGTCATTTTCCTGATGGCCATAACATCAGCGGAAACTGGCCTGGTGGAGAGATTTACCGCCTTAGGCCTTTCTAACGACCAACCAAATTTGATAATGAATTTTACTGGACTGTTGATTCTACTACCTGGAGTTGGAGTTGCCCTAAGAACAAGGTCAAGAATGGTGCAGGTGCTCATTGGCATAGTCATTTCCTTGCTGGCGATGACATCTGCAGAAACTGTCAAATTCACCCCCTTAACCCTACAGCGTCGCCAAGAAGCTGTGATAATAAATTTTATTGGAATATCGATTCTACTCTTTGGGGTTGGAGTTTGTGTTGTAGTTATTCTTCGGAGACCTTCCTAG